The DNA sequence CGATGCCCAGGCGCCGGTTGCGTTGCTCGACCATGGCCGGGTTGGCCTGGCCATCGGCGGTAAAGCCCATCATCAATTGCGGGACCCCGAGCGGCAGCGCCTTGTCCTGGTCGGTGTGCCAGGTATGCCAGGTTTTTCCATAGGTATGCGCCAGGCGCTGCATCAGCGCATGTTCTGCCGGTGCGGGGATGCCCGGCGCGACCAACTGGCCGGACGATACTTCATAGCCGTGGCTGTGCCACATGGCTTTTTCCTTTGCCGGCAAGTGGGTGAACAGTTTCCGGTCGATGATGTACTCGATGCCCATGATCTTGGCGCTACGGGTATTGCCGTCGTAGATCACGCACTGAATCACATCTTCGTTCAGCAGCGAGCAGTAATGGTGGGCTTCCATCTGGATCTCGGGGTGGCCATTGTAGAAGTGGAAGCCATCCAGATAGGCATTCAGCGCTTCGATGGGGGGCTTGTCCTGCAACAGCGCTGCGCCTGCCTCCAGTAGTTGGGTGGTTGCGGACTCGGGGCTGCCGGGTGCGTCGACAGGCGATACTGTTCGGGGTGTCGAGCAGCCCCAAAGGGCGAGACAGGCGACTGAAAG is a window from the Pseudomonas anuradhapurensis genome containing:
- a CDS encoding OBAP family protein → MKFTTCCLSLSVACLALWGCSTPRTVSPVDAPGSPESATTQLLEAGAALLQDKPPIEALNAYLDGFHFYNGHPEIQMEAHHYCSLLNEDVIQCVIYDGNTRSAKIMGIEYIIDRKLFTHLPAKEKAMWHSHGYEVSSGQLVAPGIPAPAEHALMQRLAHTYGKTWHTWHTDQDKALPLGVPQLMMGFTADGQANPAMVEQRNRRLGIDTVKSRAQRADIAIPATDPQANGWQRGDVIQLVDPTGAHLHRPTKATPENTNSRSSR